A genomic stretch from Enterobacter oligotrophicus includes:
- the fabB gene encoding beta-ketoacyl-ACP synthase I, with translation MKRAVITGLGIVSSIGNNQQEVLASLREGRSGITFSEEFKDSGMRSHVWGNVKLDTTGLIDRKVVRFMNDASIYAYLSMQEAIKDAGLSEDVYQNNPRVGLIAGSGGSSKAQVFGADAMRSPRGLKAVGPYVVTKAMGSAVSACLATPFKIHGVNYSISSACATSAHCIGNAVEQIQLGKQDIVFAGGGEELGWEMACEFDAMGALSTKYNETPEKASRTYDAHRDGFIIAGGGGMVVVEELEHALARGAHIYAEIVGYGATSDGADMVAPSGEGAVRCMKMAMHGVDTPIDYLNSHGTSTPVGDVKELGAIREVFGDNSPAISATKAMTGHSLGAAGVQEAIYSLLMLENGFIAPSINIEEMDEQAAGLNIVTKPTDATLTTVMSNSFGFGGTNATLVMRKLKA, from the coding sequence ATGAAACGTGCAGTGATTACTGGCCTGGGCATTGTTTCCAGCATCGGTAATAACCAGCAGGAAGTCCTGGCATCTCTGCGTGAAGGACGCTCCGGGATCACTTTCTCTGAAGAGTTTAAAGATTCGGGAATGCGTAGCCACGTATGGGGTAACGTCAAACTGGACACCACCGGTTTGATTGACCGTAAAGTGGTTCGTTTCATGAACGATGCCTCTATCTACGCCTATCTTTCCATGCAGGAAGCGATCAAAGATGCTGGCCTGAGCGAAGACGTTTATCAGAACAACCCACGCGTGGGTCTGATTGCCGGTTCCGGCGGTTCGTCTAAAGCGCAGGTATTCGGTGCGGACGCGATGCGTAGCCCGCGCGGCCTGAAAGCGGTGGGTCCATACGTTGTGACCAAAGCGATGGGTTCAGCGGTTTCTGCCTGCCTCGCCACGCCGTTCAAAATCCACGGCGTTAACTACTCCATCAGCTCTGCGTGTGCAACGTCTGCTCACTGTATCGGTAACGCGGTCGAGCAGATCCAGCTGGGTAAACAGGACATCGTGTTTGCTGGCGGCGGCGAAGAGCTGGGCTGGGAAATGGCCTGTGAGTTCGATGCGATGGGCGCACTGTCCACCAAATACAACGAAACGCCGGAAAAAGCATCCCGTACCTATGATGCACACCGTGACGGTTTCATTATCGCTGGCGGCGGCGGTATGGTTGTGGTTGAAGAGCTGGAACACGCGCTGGCACGCGGTGCACACATCTACGCTGAGATCGTGGGCTACGGCGCAACGTCCGATGGCGCTGATATGGTTGCACCATCCGGTGAAGGCGCAGTGCGTTGCATGAAGATGGCGATGCACGGTGTTGATACGCCAATCGACTACCTGAACTCTCACGGTACTTCTACTCCGGTAGGCGACGTAAAAGAGCTGGGCGCGATCCGCGAAGTGTTCGGCGACAACAGCCCGGCTATCTCTGCAACCAAAGCCATGACCGGCCACTCTCTGGGGGCGGCTGGCGTGCAGGAAGCGATTTACTCTCTGCTGATGCTGGAAAATGGCTTTATCGCGCCAAGCATCAACATCGAAGAGATGGACGAGCAGGCGGCTGGCCTGAACATCGTCACTAAACCAACTGATGCGACGCTGACTACCGTCATGTCCAACAGCTTCGGTTTCGGCGGAACTAACGCCACGCTGGTGATGCGTAAGCTGAAAGCGTAA